Proteins found in one Thunnus maccoyii chromosome 5, fThuMac1.1, whole genome shotgun sequence genomic segment:
- the LOC121897367 gene encoding golgin subfamily A member 6-like protein 6, protein MQTFADICSDMESERIIQEPLQSHCALPVFGMWWAPVLPLAREDYAEVVQCQEEDPKTPGSLTHPLHRALLSAQESIKRLSCENITLREEIARLTTKELSASDALEECQRSIYNKAQEENKHVEVRVKKMEEGFLKDKRALQALSRQQLGEISNLRIKLLIAQSHTEVKEPKRELSEGRRQVERDISSLGKCHCVQREESAGRLSAVEDHWREVIKVKEEEAATKLRESEERWQRRVSQLEEELKEKRSFVSSLIEKLMAATEEHRNTLTLLSRKQSELRQSKKECESKCNTLEEGYRKELTAKEECWRQKMSELEDKITRLTRDNTEPQDPTQRRKRKKWWRRCFRFRRTMQRSTARSGETGPLLAQSNHN, encoded by the exons ATGCAGACGTTTGCAGACATTTGTTCAGACATGGAGAGTGAAAGGATAATACAAGAA CCTTTGCAGAGCCACTGTGCACTGCCTGTTTTCGGCATGTGGTGGGCGCCAGTACTTCCTCTGGCCAGAGAAGACTACGCCGAAGTGGTGCAGTGTCAGGAGGAAGATCCAAAGACTCCTGGTTCCCTCACGCACCCTCTGCATCGAGCTCTTCTCTCAGCTCAGGAGTCCATCAAGAGGCTGAGCTGTGAGAACATCACTCTGAGAGAGGAGATCGCCAGACTGACAACGAAGGAGCTCAGCGCCTCTGATGCTCTGGAGGAGTGTCAGAGGAGCATCTACAACAAGGCCCAGGAGGAGAACAAACATGTAGAGGTCAGGGTCAAGAAGATGGAGGAGGGCTTCCTGAAGGACAAGAGAGCCTTGCAAGCCCTGAGCAGACAACAGCTGGGAGAAATAAGTAATTTGAGGATCAAACTGTTGATTgctcagtcacacacagaggtgAAAGAACCCAAAAGAGAGCTTTCTGAAGGCAGACGTCAAGTGGAGAGAGACATCAGCTCTCTTGGAAAATGTCACTGCGTTCAGAGAGAAGAGAGTGCTGGGAGGCTTTCTGCTGTGGAGGATCACTGGAGAGAGGTGATCAAGGTcaaagaggaggaggctgcCACCAAACTGAGGGAGTCAGAGGAAAGGTGGCAGAGGAGAGTGAGCCAGCTGGAGGAAGAgttgaaggaaaagagaagcTTTGTCTCCAGCTTGATTGAAAAACTGATGGCTGCCACAGAGGAGCACAGAAACACTTTGACCCTGTTGAGTAGGAAGCAGTCAGAGCTCCGCCAGAGCAAGAAGGAATGTGAAAGCAAGTGTAACACTCTGGAGGAGGGCTACAGGAAGGAGCTGACTGCCAAGGAGGAGTGCTGGAGACAGAAGATGAGTGAGCTGGAGGACAAGATCACACGGCTCACAAGAGACAACACAGAGCCTCAG GATCCTACCCAAAGGAGGAAACGTAAGAAATGGTGGAGGAGATGCTTCAGATTTAGAAGGACGATGCAGCGCAGCACAGCTAGGTCAGGGGAGACTGGTCCACTTCTGGCTCAGTCCAATCACAACTAG